From the Maioricimonas rarisocia genome, one window contains:
- a CDS encoding aminotransferase-like domain-containing protein, protein MSTPAAEELLPPKLSRRWHYAREQAISFLMQQAVENPDVISLAAGLVDSETLPVAETRAAVQKVLEDHGSGKMALQYGTTAGSERLRRLLLAHFGQLEGCDPHDLGVDAGQLVVTTGSQQLLSLVCEILLDPGDICLVAGPTYFVFVGNLNGVGAEIVTIPSDDDGMQTGALEAALQQLEAEGRLDRVKLIYAVSYYDNPSGRSLSTERRQQIVDIAHRWSKHHRLFVLEDAAYRELRYDGETLPSVWSFDETRQTVIYTQTFSKSYSPGLRIGFGVLPRDLVKPVCDRKGNEDFGSANFNQHILATVLESGLYDSHVEQVCAAYRIKRDAMLAAADRWFADLPGVSWVHPHGGLYVWMSLPPQIQTGFKSELFRRAVEEGVMYVPGELCYASPLDERPRSEMRLSYGVQPPEGIEEGMRRLSVAVRSMLVSR, encoded by the coding sequence ATGAGCACACCCGCTGCCGAAGAACTGCTCCCTCCCAAACTGAGCCGCCGCTGGCACTACGCCCGCGAACAGGCGATCAGTTTCCTGATGCAGCAGGCGGTCGAGAATCCCGACGTGATTTCGCTGGCTGCCGGCCTCGTCGACTCCGAAACGCTGCCGGTCGCGGAAACACGTGCCGCCGTCCAGAAGGTGCTCGAAGACCACGGCTCCGGCAAGATGGCGTTGCAGTACGGGACGACCGCCGGCTCCGAACGGCTCCGTCGGCTGCTGCTGGCACACTTCGGGCAGCTCGAGGGATGCGATCCGCACGATCTGGGTGTGGATGCCGGCCAGCTCGTCGTCACCACCGGCTCGCAGCAGCTGCTCTCACTCGTCTGCGAGATCCTGCTCGATCCCGGCGACATCTGTCTGGTGGCCGGACCGACCTACTTCGTCTTCGTCGGCAACCTCAACGGCGTCGGTGCGGAAATCGTCACCATTCCCAGCGACGACGACGGCATGCAGACCGGCGCTCTCGAAGCGGCCCTGCAGCAACTTGAAGCCGAAGGCCGCCTCGACCGGGTCAAGCTGATCTACGCCGTCAGCTACTACGACAACCCCAGCGGACGGAGCCTCTCGACCGAACGCCGGCAGCAGATTGTCGACATCGCCCACCGGTGGTCGAAGCACCACCGGCTGTTCGTGCTCGAAGACGCCGCCTACCGCGAACTCCGCTACGATGGCGAGACGCTGCCGAGTGTCTGGAGCTTCGACGAGACCCGTCAGACGGTCATCTACACGCAGACGTTCTCGAAGAGTTACTCGCCGGGGCTGCGGATCGGTTTCGGCGTGCTTCCCCGTGATCTGGTCAAACCGGTGTGCGACCGCAAGGGGAATGAGGACTTCGGCTCGGCCAACTTCAACCAGCACATCCTGGCAACGGTGCTGGAAAGCGGGCTGTACGACTCTCACGTCGAACAGGTCTGCGCCGCCTACCGGATCAAGCGGGACGCGATGCTCGCGGCGGCCGATCGGTGGTTTGCCGATCTGCCGGGCGTCAGCTGGGTCCATCCGCACGGGGGGCTCTACGTCTGGATGTCGCTGCCACCGCAGATCCAGACCGGCTTCAAGAGCGAACTGTTCCGCCGCGCCGTCGAAGAGGGCGTGATGTACGTGCCGGGCGAACTCTGCTACGCCAGCCCGCTGGACGAGCGGCCGCGAAGCGAGATGCGGCTCAGCTACGGCGTGCAGCCACCGGAAGGGATTGAAGAGGGGATGCGTCGGCTCTCAGTGGCCGTCCGGTCGATGCTGGTAAGCCGCTGA
- the nth gene encoding endonuclease III — translation MAESADALKQRVRKIVRRLKKTYPDAECALIHESPFQLLVATILSAQCTDERVNSVTPTLFERFPTPQDLADATQEEVEEIVRPLGFFRSKATNIRGMAQGLVDRHHGELPRTLEELVALPGVGRKTANVLLGTAFGIASGVVVDTHVRRISNLLGLTASKNPDIIERELMQILPKKEWVNYSHRLIHHGRQICIARRPRCTECPLLDVCPRVGLPALEK, via the coding sequence TTGGCCGAATCCGCTGATGCCCTGAAGCAACGTGTCCGCAAGATCGTGCGCCGACTGAAGAAGACCTATCCCGACGCCGAGTGCGCGCTGATCCACGAGTCGCCGTTTCAGTTGCTTGTGGCGACGATCCTGTCAGCCCAGTGCACCGACGAGCGGGTCAATTCCGTCACTCCGACACTCTTTGAGCGGTTCCCCACGCCGCAGGACCTGGCCGATGCAACGCAGGAAGAGGTCGAGGAGATCGTCCGGCCGCTCGGCTTCTTCCGCTCCAAGGCGACGAACATCCGGGGCATGGCCCAGGGGCTGGTCGACCGGCATCACGGCGAACTCCCCCGCACTCTGGAGGAACTGGTCGCCCTGCCGGGAGTCGGTCGCAAGACAGCCAATGTCCTTCTCGGGACCGCTTTCGGCATCGCCAGCGGAGTCGTCGTCGACACGCATGTTCGCCGGATCTCGAATCTGCTCGGGCTGACTGCCAGCAAGAATCCGGACATCATCGAACGGGAGCTGATGCAGATCCTCCCGAAGAAGGAGTGGGTCAACTACTCGCATCGGCTGATCCACCACGGACGCCAGATCTGCATCGCCCGCCGCCCGCGGTGCACCGAGTGTCCGCTGCTGGACGTTTGTCCGCGCGTCGGTCTGCCCGCGCTCGAGAAATGA
- a CDS encoding DUF309 domain-containing protein: MDDAIDPRYLEGIRLFDAEEFFACHDVFEELWAETLDERREFYQGLIHAAVALHHFEETNLGGAMRMYRSARRYLTPYQPTTLGLRVDLFLDRFRECFAELLEARDGYPEQIELDRSRLPKLSPLLQETE, translated from the coding sequence ATGGACGACGCCATCGACCCGCGGTACCTGGAGGGCATCCGGCTGTTCGATGCCGAAGAGTTCTTCGCGTGCCACGACGTCTTCGAAGAACTCTGGGCCGAGACTCTGGATGAACGACGCGAATTCTATCAGGGCCTGATTCACGCTGCCGTGGCCCTGCATCACTTCGAAGAAACGAATCTCGGCGGGGCGATGCGGATGTACCGGTCGGCGAGACGTTACTTGACGCCCTATCAGCCGACAACGTTGGGCCTGCGGGTGGACCTGTTTCTCGACCGGTTTCGCGAGTGCTTTGCGGAGCTGCTCGAGGCCCGGGATGGCTATCCCGAACAGATCGAACTGGACCGAAGCCGGCTGCCGAAGCTGTCGCCGCTGCTGCAAGAGACCGAGTGA
- a CDS encoding LON peptidase substrate-binding domain-containing protein, translated as MTSKDFGELEAAGFSGTAPLFPLPNAVLFPQIVQPLHIFEDRYRAMTADALNGERVLAMALLQSGWEASAEQNDIPIHPVVCLGRITLDQQLEDGRYMLLVRGISRARVVSEDTTSRPYRIGQLELLEDRYPQDPMIDRKARRDELLDLFYELYPGDASHQTVQPFLERELGLGALCDLLAYVSHLPAERAAAVLAELNVDARSDLVLDEMRTRLRSQTARERSEPFPPDFSVN; from the coding sequence ATGACCTCGAAAGACTTTGGAGAACTGGAGGCCGCCGGCTTTTCCGGGACGGCTCCGCTTTTTCCGCTCCCGAATGCCGTGCTGTTTCCCCAGATCGTGCAGCCGCTGCACATCTTCGAAGACCGGTATCGCGCGATGACCGCCGACGCACTCAACGGTGAACGCGTGCTGGCGATGGCGCTGCTGCAATCGGGATGGGAAGCGTCGGCCGAGCAGAATGACATCCCGATTCATCCGGTCGTCTGCCTGGGACGGATTACGCTGGATCAGCAGCTCGAAGACGGTCGCTACATGCTGCTGGTTCGCGGCATCAGCCGGGCCCGGGTCGTTTCGGAGGACACGACCAGCCGGCCATATCGAATCGGACAACTCGAACTGCTCGAAGACCGTTACCCGCAGGATCCGATGATCGATCGCAAGGCGCGACGGGACGAACTACTCGACCTGTTTTACGAGCTGTATCCCGGCGACGCCTCGCACCAGACGGTGCAGCCGTTTCTCGAGCGGGAACTGGGGCTGGGTGCGTTGTGCGACCTGCTGGCGTACGTGTCCCATCTCCCTGCCGAGCGGGCGGCCGCGGTGCTGGCCGAGCTCAATGTCGATGCCCGCAGCGACCTCGTGCTGGATGAAATGCGAACGCGACTGCGATCACAGACAGCGCGGGAGCGGAGCGAACCGTTCCCTCCCGATTTCAGCGTCAACTGA
- a CDS encoding 3-keto-disaccharide hydrolase produces MHRLALRLPVVAAVTSALMLCTQGGADDAAPMVHETRKAVTTTGDVADSDAVTNLLPGTTFPKETWDFYSGKRDSQLEGTWRVETGGNDPAPVLVCTGQPYGYIRTRAEFSNFQFGLQWRYPEDDNGNSGILIYTSGDNKIWPTAFQVQLHQPAAGSVFPSGAAKSDNELRNELGDPAKDWNECVVTSINGRISVVINGKKVGEVTGCDPRRGSIALQSEGSEIHFRQIWLRSFDEPRTMGHLQNDRERPFRHFALSPRSESPIDCLVTDRRQAELRELLNVVYGNALATDPRHGNRRHRSGRAVVEQPPHVVPGPVRSAGRRRNRHMVD; encoded by the coding sequence ATGCATCGCCTCGCGTTGCGGCTTCCGGTCGTTGCGGCGGTTACTTCGGCACTGATGCTCTGCACGCAGGGGGGAGCCGATGATGCCGCCCCGATGGTGCACGAGACACGCAAGGCCGTGACGACGACTGGGGATGTCGCCGATTCGGATGCAGTCACCAATCTGCTTCCCGGAACGACGTTTCCCAAAGAGACCTGGGACTTCTACTCGGGCAAGCGCGACAGTCAACTGGAAGGAACCTGGCGGGTCGAAACCGGCGGCAATGATCCTGCACCGGTCCTCGTCTGCACCGGCCAGCCGTACGGATACATCCGCACGCGAGCCGAGTTCTCCAATTTCCAGTTCGGCCTGCAGTGGCGATATCCCGAAGACGACAACGGCAACAGCGGAATCCTGATCTACACGTCTGGCGACAACAAGATCTGGCCCACGGCGTTTCAGGTTCAGTTGCATCAACCGGCTGCGGGGAGCGTCTTTCCCAGCGGAGCCGCAAAATCGGACAACGAACTGCGAAACGAGCTGGGAGATCCCGCCAAAGACTGGAATGAGTGTGTTGTCACCAGCATTAACGGTCGGATTTCCGTAGTTATCAACGGGAAGAAGGTTGGTGAGGTGACCGGCTGCGATCCCCGGCGGGGCAGCATTGCCCTGCAGAGTGAAGGTTCAGAAATTCACTTCCGCCAGATCTGGCTGCGTTCGTTCGACGAGCCCCGAACCATGGGGCACCTTCAGAACGATCGCGAACGTCCATTCCGGCACTTTGCGCTCAGTCCCCGGTCCGAGTCACCGATCGACTGTCTGGTCACCGATCGGCGACAGGCAGAACTGCGAGAACTTCTCAATGTGGTTTACGGAAACGCCCTGGCCACCGATCCTCGTCATGGCAACCGTCGCCATCGCTCTGGTCGTGCTGTGGTGGAACAACCGCCGCATGTTGTACCTGGGCCTGTGCGGTCTGCTGGGCGTCGCCGCAATCGCCACATGGTGGATTGA
- a CDS encoding Fur family transcriptional regulator produces the protein MAAKARRVNPDEIQEIRELLRSSGIRATPARIAVLQELRGAHAPLTHADVAEKLVPLGFDKATVFRNLADLTEAELISRTELGDHVWRFEVIDPERPGGDKHPHFVCVECGSVTCLGDMQFTTGSRRRAKEIARITEILIKGHCADCETVEAG, from the coding sequence ATGGCTGCAAAGGCACGTCGCGTCAATCCCGACGAGATTCAGGAAATCCGTGAACTGCTCCGGTCATCGGGAATCCGGGCAACGCCGGCGCGCATCGCAGTCCTCCAGGAACTGCGCGGCGCTCATGCTCCCCTCACGCATGCCGACGTCGCCGAGAAACTGGTCCCGCTCGGCTTTGACAAGGCGACCGTCTTTCGCAACCTCGCCGACCTGACCGAGGCCGAACTGATTTCCCGGACCGAACTGGGAGATCACGTCTGGCGGTTTGAAGTCATCGATCCGGAACGGCCCGGCGGAGACAAGCATCCGCACTTCGTCTGCGTCGAATGCGGCAGCGTCACCTGCCTTGGGGACATGCAGTTCACAACAGGCTCGCGGCGACGGGCCAAGGAAATCGCGCGCATCACCGAGATCCTCATCAAGGGACACTGTGCCGATTGCGAGACTGTCGAAGCAGGGTAA
- a CDS encoding PP2C family protein-serine/threonine phosphatase produces the protein MRCMEVWGGNQPTNSHFEMPGLELRVYSRPHAGADRGGDVYYVSSCASGRISRMLVADVSGHGDSVGELGIGLRDLMRRNINVIDQSQFVEALNEAYAAWTETHFATAVVMTYFSPRQSLTISSAGHPSPLIYRAATGKWQVFEDSEKRRPRRGLPLGVSEDAPFGQVATRLEQGDTLLCYTDSLSEARDREGNMLGPHGVCERAQSIGSGENVVAELMDSIAELDPSNLLDDDVTVLLCRANGSGVPVMNNVFAPFRLLGAIASRITASGR, from the coding sequence ATGCGTTGCATGGAAGTGTGGGGCGGCAATCAGCCCACGAACTCACACTTCGAAATGCCGGGACTTGAGCTCCGCGTGTACAGCCGGCCGCACGCCGGTGCAGACCGCGGGGGAGACGTCTACTACGTTTCGTCCTGCGCGTCCGGACGGATCTCGCGAATGCTCGTCGCGGACGTCAGCGGCCACGGGGATTCCGTCGGCGAACTGGGCATCGGTCTTCGTGACCTGATGCGACGCAACATCAACGTCATTGATCAGTCGCAGTTCGTGGAAGCCCTGAACGAAGCTTACGCCGCCTGGACCGAAACGCACTTCGCGACCGCTGTGGTCATGACGTACTTTTCACCCCGGCAGAGCCTGACAATCAGTTCCGCCGGTCATCCCTCTCCGCTCATCTATCGGGCGGCCACCGGGAAATGGCAGGTGTTCGAAGACTCCGAAAAACGCCGTCCCCGTCGCGGGCTGCCGCTGGGGGTCTCCGAAGATGCGCCGTTTGGCCAGGTCGCGACGCGACTCGAACAGGGGGATACGCTGCTGTGCTACACCGACTCGCTGTCGGAAGCGCGGGACCGGGAGGGAAACATGCTCGGTCCACACGGCGTCTGCGAGCGGGCGCAGTCGATCGGCAGTGGTGAGAATGTCGTCGCCGAGTTGATGGACAGTATCGCCGAACTCGACCCCTCCAACCTTCTGGACGATGATGTCACGGTGCTCCTGTGCAGGGCGAACGGGTCGGGCGTCCCGGTCATGAACAACGTGTTCGCTCCGTTCCGTCTGCTGGGAGCCATTGCGTCCAGGATAACCGCCAGCGGGCGCTGA
- a CDS encoding PVC-type heme-binding CxxCH protein, with the protein MMPCVRRAALTLLLLALPALPSDTTQAAGSPAPPDTQEETIEPLSPAQALAALRVPEGFEATLFAAEPDVRNPIAVSTDSRGRLWVAENFTYAERPTNFDLSLKDRILILEDTDGDGVHDRHTVFWDQGQKLTSIAVGFGGVWATCAPHLLFIPDRDGDDVPDGPPEIILDGFDADSVRHNIVNGLKWGPDGWLYGRHGILATSRVGHPGAADSERTPINCGVWRYHPTRKQFEVVSHGTTNPWGMDWDEHGECWLINTVIGHLWHVVPGAHWERMYGSDFNPHLYDLLPQTADHVHWDEGERWSDIREGMSGTTDAAGGGHAHCGLLYCDASWPKEYRGSLLAGNLHGRRLNRDTLHRHGSTYIARHAPDFLFSDDPYFRVIEMEHAPQTGMFVVDWSDIGECHENDGVHRSSGRIFLIRWTETDDATATDLAALSDNELVKLQRQPREWPARTARRILQERAVAGRDMEAAATALRELTKSTDSVLVLRGLWGLHVTNTLSAADIRSALTHKSEFVRTWGVRLAAEYGHLPADGALAARFTNLAQEDSSGLVRHYLASTLSRFAPQQRMPIALALAGRQEDADDPRQALMIWYGIEDGITASPEGARQLLQTAALPALPQYIARRLTHEIETTPELTAVVVDVLAATPEDDTTRVAALLTGMSEALRGWQKAPMPGGWSKLAKRLGTSEDENVRQLSRDLSLVFGDGRTMQELRKLARAGDADPAARQAAIRSLVTARAPELEPMLVKFLQDRDVAAEAIRGLAVVGGADTPKLIVSNYGRFRDAAREEAITALVSRPAFAPVLLDAVASGRIPAEAVPTFQVRQMLTFGDAGLTARIEELFPDITRRSQKALSRISQLREMLTDTTLAAGDRSHGRKLFQDQCAKCHRLFGTGGTTAPDLTGAQRTNLNYLLENIVDPSATVSKNYRMSVVLLEDGRVLNGVVTNETDRTITLQTPQEAMVLPLETIEERRQTDLSLMPEGQLDRLGDDDVRDLFSYLMSPSQVALPAETKVKDPASGSAAR; encoded by the coding sequence ATGATGCCGTGTGTCCGCCGTGCAGCACTGACGCTGCTCCTGCTCGCGCTGCCCGCTCTTCCCTCCGACACCACACAGGCCGCCGGCTCCCCGGCTCCGCCCGACACGCAGGAGGAGACGATCGAGCCGCTCTCACCGGCCCAGGCCCTCGCCGCGCTTCGCGTCCCCGAGGGCTTCGAAGCCACGCTGTTCGCTGCCGAGCCGGACGTCCGCAATCCGATCGCCGTCTCCACCGACAGCCGCGGTCGTCTGTGGGTCGCCGAGAACTTCACCTACGCCGAACGGCCCACCAACTTCGACCTGTCACTGAAAGACCGCATCCTCATTCTGGAGGATACCGACGGCGACGGTGTGCATGACCGCCACACGGTCTTTTGGGATCAGGGACAGAAGCTGACCAGCATCGCCGTCGGCTTTGGCGGCGTCTGGGCGACCTGTGCCCCGCATCTGCTGTTCATCCCCGACCGCGACGGCGACGACGTGCCGGATGGCCCGCCCGAGATCATCCTCGACGGCTTCGACGCTGATTCGGTCCGGCACAACATCGTGAACGGTCTCAAGTGGGGACCGGATGGCTGGCTCTACGGCCGTCATGGCATTCTGGCCACATCTCGCGTCGGTCACCCCGGTGCCGCCGACTCGGAGCGAACACCCATCAACTGCGGCGTCTGGCGGTACCATCCCACGCGAAAGCAGTTCGAAGTCGTTTCGCATGGCACGACCAATCCCTGGGGAATGGACTGGGATGAACATGGCGAATGCTGGCTGATCAATACGGTCATCGGTCACCTTTGGCACGTCGTCCCCGGTGCGCACTGGGAGCGGATGTACGGCAGCGACTTCAACCCGCATCTGTACGATCTGCTGCCGCAGACAGCCGACCACGTCCACTGGGACGAAGGGGAACGCTGGAGCGACATTCGCGAGGGGATGTCCGGAACGACCGATGCCGCCGGCGGAGGCCATGCTCACTGCGGACTGCTCTACTGTGACGCTTCGTGGCCGAAGGAGTACCGCGGCTCGCTGCTGGCGGGCAATCTGCACGGCCGGCGGTTGAATCGCGACACGCTGCACCGGCACGGTTCCACCTACATTGCCCGTCATGCGCCAGACTTCCTGTTCAGCGACGATCCGTATTTCCGCGTGATCGAGATGGAACACGCTCCGCAAACCGGCATGTTCGTCGTCGACTGGTCCGATATCGGGGAGTGCCATGAGAACGACGGCGTCCATCGCAGCAGCGGTCGCATCTTCCTGATCCGCTGGACTGAAACGGACGATGCCACCGCAACCGACCTCGCCGCCTTGAGCGACAACGAGCTGGTCAAACTTCAGCGACAGCCCCGCGAGTGGCCCGCCAGAACCGCCCGCAGAATCCTGCAGGAGCGGGCCGTTGCCGGTCGCGACATGGAAGCCGCGGCAACGGCACTTCGCGAGTTGACGAAGAGCACCGATTCCGTGCTGGTGCTTCGCGGCTTGTGGGGACTGCACGTGACCAACACCCTCAGCGCCGCCGACATCCGGTCAGCACTGACTCACAAGAGCGAATTCGTTCGCACGTGGGGAGTCCGCCTGGCCGCCGAGTACGGGCATCTTCCGGCCGATGGTGCGCTCGCTGCCCGCTTCACGAATCTGGCACAGGAAGACTCGAGCGGACTGGTCCGCCATTACCTGGCGTCGACACTCTCGCGGTTCGCGCCGCAGCAGCGAATGCCGATCGCGCTGGCACTGGCAGGCCGGCAGGAGGACGCCGACGATCCCCGCCAGGCCCTGATGATCTGGTACGGCATCGAGGACGGAATCACCGCGTCCCCGGAAGGTGCCCGGCAACTTCTGCAGACTGCCGCCCTGCCCGCATTGCCTCAGTACATCGCCCGACGGCTCACGCACGAGATCGAAACCACTCCCGAACTGACTGCGGTCGTCGTCGATGTTCTGGCGGCGACTCCAGAGGATGACACGACCCGGGTGGCGGCGTTGCTGACCGGGATGTCGGAAGCACTGCGCGGATGGCAGAAGGCTCCGATGCCGGGCGGCTGGTCGAAGCTGGCCAAGCGGCTGGGAACCTCGGAGGACGAGAACGTTCGACAGCTGTCCCGCGATCTGTCTCTCGTCTTCGGTGACGGTCGAACGATGCAGGAACTGCGGAAACTGGCCCGCGCGGGGGACGCCGATCCGGCAGCCCGGCAGGCGGCGATCCGTTCGCTCGTCACGGCCCGTGCTCCGGAACTGGAGCCGATGCTGGTCAAGTTTCTGCAGGACCGGGATGTTGCTGCCGAGGCGATCCGCGGCCTTGCCGTTGTCGGAGGAGCAGACACGCCGAAGTTGATCGTCAGCAACTACGGACGCTTTCGTGACGCGGCGCGCGAGGAAGCGATCACAGCGCTCGTTTCGCGACCGGCGTTTGCGCCGGTGCTGCTGGATGCGGTTGCCAGCGGCCGCATTCCTGCCGAGGCGGTCCCGACGTTCCAGGTACGCCAGATGCTGACCTTCGGAGATGCCGGGCTGACCGCACGGATCGAAGAACTCTTTCCGGACATCACCCGTCGATCGCAGAAGGCGCTGTCGCGTATCAGTCAGCTCCGTGAGATGCTGACCGACACGACGCTGGCTGCCGGCGACCGATCGCACGGACGGAAACTGTTTCAGGACCAGTGTGCGAAATGTCACCGGCTGTTCGGGACCGGAGGGACCACGGCTCCCGATCTGACCGGCGCACAGCGGACCAATCTCAATTACCTGCTCGAGAACATCGTCGATCCGAGTGCAACGGTCTCGAAGAACTACCGCATGTCGGTTGTGTTGCTCGAGGATGGTCGGGTCCTCAACGGTGTCGTGACCAACGAAACCGACCGGACCATCACGCTGCAGACGCCGCAGGAAGCGATGGTGCTTCCGCTTGAAACCATCGAAGAACGGCGGCAGACGGATCTCTCACTCATGCCGGAGGGCCAGCTCGACCGGCTCGGCGACGACGATGTCCGCGATCTGTTCTCCTACCTGATGTCCCCCTCGCAGGTTGCCCTGCCGGCGGAAACGAAAGTGAAAGATCCTGCCAGCGGCAGCGCCGCCCGATGA
- the rseP gene encoding RIP metalloprotease RseP, producing the protein MEILLLSLIPQLGTILNIATVAIGLGLVIFFHELGHFAVAKWCDVNVERFSIGFGPVIWSRKWGETEYALSLIPFGGYVKMLGQDDVDPGQMSSEEVAEDPRAYTAKSVPQRMAIISAGVIMNVITGTMFFVLAFRSGVDTTAAVVGAVQVGMPAWQAGIETGDRITEMNGRRVDDFNDILRGTALSQGAISIEGVHPDGETFDVVVKPDTSGTRRRIGISPGLSLEVLPTPDPKKFPFAFPGTPAADAGFEPGDVITRVDDVELESYAELQEILWNRRDEALDVQVRRSVEGGESTTSDTITLEPAQFRTLGLRMDIGKIEAVRRGSPADEAGIKAGDRIATVDELRVGQDLDPMQLPDYFGERAGQPVNLMLIREVEGSAPQDVEVTLEPKDRGSWTEPPLFPESPISVPSIGVAYHMIPTVFSVDEGSPAAKAGIRARDTIESIDFVRTDPGMVDAFQDDVFTVKIGENNWAYAFWLMQNEAAGRDVRVSLKSADSEETRTVELTPQKADDWYLPTSRGLRLFTEGERRQADNLASAVTMGWTHAVNSMTDIYLTLRNLIFGDLSVKELHGPIRIATVAFEVAKSGLSQFLLFLGFLSINLAVLNFLPIPVLDGGHMVFLIWEGIARRKPSEKVLIAATYAGMAFVLGLMLLVIWLDLFVSRS; encoded by the coding sequence TTGGAAATCCTGCTCCTCAGTCTGATCCCCCAGCTCGGGACCATCCTGAACATCGCCACCGTCGCGATCGGTCTCGGCCTGGTCATCTTCTTTCACGAACTCGGCCACTTCGCCGTCGCCAAGTGGTGCGACGTGAATGTGGAGCGGTTCAGCATCGGATTCGGTCCGGTCATCTGGAGCCGCAAATGGGGCGAAACCGAATACGCCCTGTCGCTGATTCCCTTCGGCGGCTACGTGAAGATGCTCGGCCAGGATGATGTCGATCCGGGCCAGATGAGCAGCGAAGAAGTGGCCGAAGATCCCCGCGCCTACACCGCCAAGTCGGTCCCCCAGCGGATGGCCATCATCTCGGCCGGTGTGATCATGAACGTGATCACCGGCACGATGTTTTTCGTGCTGGCGTTTCGCTCCGGTGTCGATACGACCGCCGCGGTGGTCGGAGCTGTCCAGGTCGGCATGCCCGCCTGGCAGGCCGGCATCGAGACGGGCGATCGCATCACGGAAATGAACGGGCGTCGGGTCGACGACTTCAACGACATCCTCCGCGGCACCGCCCTCTCGCAGGGGGCGATCTCGATCGAAGGTGTCCATCCCGACGGCGAGACGTTCGATGTGGTCGTCAAGCCGGACACTTCCGGCACCCGCCGCCGCATCGGCATTTCCCCCGGCCTGAGCCTCGAGGTTCTGCCAACCCCCGATCCGAAGAAGTTTCCGTTCGCCTTCCCCGGCACACCGGCCGCTGATGCCGGCTTCGAGCCGGGCGACGTGATTACCCGCGTCGATGATGTCGAACTTGAATCCTACGCCGAACTGCAGGAGATCCTGTGGAACCGGCGGGACGAAGCCCTCGATGTGCAGGTTCGCCGAAGCGTCGAAGGGGGCGAGTCGACCACGTCCGACACGATCACGCTCGAGCCGGCACAGTTCCGCACGCTCGGGCTGCGTATGGACATCGGCAAGATCGAAGCCGTCCGCCGTGGTTCGCCAGCAGACGAGGCGGGCATCAAGGCTGGCGACCGGATCGCAACCGTGGACGAACTGCGCGTCGGCCAGGATCTCGATCCGATGCAGCTGCCCGACTACTTCGGCGAACGGGCCGGCCAGCCGGTCAATCTGATGCTGATCCGCGAAGTTGAAGGAAGTGCACCGCAGGACGTCGAAGTGACGCTCGAACCGAAGGATCGCGGCAGCTGGACCGAACCGCCGCTGTTCCCCGAGAGCCCGATCTCGGTCCCGTCGATCGGCGTGGCGTATCACATGATCCCCACGGTCTTCTCGGTCGACGAAGGCTCACCGGCTGCCAAGGCGGGAATCCGTGCTCGCGACACGATCGAGTCGATCGACTTCGTGCGGACCGATCCCGGAATGGTGGATGCGTTCCAGGATGACGTCTTCACCGTGAAGATCGGTGAAAATAACTGGGCCTACGCTTTCTGGCTGATGCAGAACGAGGCCGCCGGTCGCGACGTCCGCGTCAGTCTCAAGAGTGCCGACAGCGAGGAAACCCGCACGGTCGAGCTCACGCCCCAGAAGGCGGACGACTGGTACCTGCCGACGTCGCGCGGGCTGCGGCTGTTCACCGAAGGAGAACGCCGGCAGGCAGACAATCTGGCCTCGGCGGTCACGATGGGCTGGACGCATGCGGTCAATTCGATGACCGACATCTACCTGACACTGCGGAACCTGATCTTCGGCGATCTGTCGGTGAAGGAACTGCACGGCCCGATCCGGATTGCCACGGTCGCCTTCGAGGTGGCCAAGTCGGGCCTCTCGCAGTTTCTGCTGTTCCTCGGCTTCCTGAGCATCAACCTGGCGGTCCTCAACTTCCTGCCGATCCCGGTGCTGGATGGTGGCCACATGGTCTTCCTCATCTGGGAAGGGATCGCCCGCCGGAAGCCGAGCGAGAAGGTTCTGATTGCCGCCACGTACGCCGGCATGGCCTTTGTGCTGGGCCTGATGCTGCTGGTGATCTGGCTGGACCTGTTCGTTTCACGGAGCTGA